The window TCGGGTGCAGATAAGGTTGATGAGCTGACTCAAGCCCTCAGCAAAAACACCAGTATGCAAGTGGAGAGTCCGGACTACGAGACCCAGATTCAGGTCTTGTGGAGTCCTCAGGTGATGTCTCCGATTGTCAAGCAAATTCAAAAGCGTTATCCGGAGATTAACTACGACACACTGCGGGACCAACTGGGGATTTCCCGACTGGCAGAAACTAAAATTCTAGAAGTTCGGTATCAGGATTCAGACCCCGAAAAAATTCAGTTCATCTTAGAGCAAGTCGCCCAAGGCTACATCAAGTACTCGGAGACAGAGCAACGAACCAGCCTCAGTCAAGGGCTGAAGTTTGTCAATGGGCAGACAGAGGAGCTCAAAAAACGAGTGAATGAGCTTCAGCAGTCTATCCAGAATTTGCGGCAAAAATATAAAATTGTCGATCCAGAAACTCAAGGTCAACTGTTGACCAATCGTGTCGGCGATATTACCAAACAACGGCAAGAGACCGAAAGCCAGCTAGGTGAAGCGCAAAAGCTCTACGTCGAGCTAGAAACTCAGTTATCGGAGTTAGGGGTAACACCAGAACAAGCGATTGTTTCGTCAGCCCTCTCGGAAGCCCCTCGCTACCAACAGTTACTCAACCAGCTCGCTGAAGTCAAAAGTAAAATTGCCAAAGAGTCGGCGCGGCTGCAAGACGACAACCCGATCATGCAGAGGCTGCGTGATGAGGAACGAAGATTAGAACCCTTGGTAGAGCAGGAAGCGTTAACAGTTGTGGGCAATGGAGCCTCTGGCGTCCCCGACAATCCTGAATCCCTGGCTTCCCCCAGTTCAATTCGCCAAGATTTGACGAAAAAGCTGGTCGATACCAAAAACCAAGTGCAGGTTCTTCAAGTTCGCCGCCAAGAAATTGCTGACGCTGAACGCAGGCTCAGTCAGCAACTCACCGATCTACCCGTTGTCGCTCGTTTCTACACGGATTTACAGCGGCAGCTCAGTGTCGCAACAGAAAGCTTGAGCCGCTTTCTCGCCGTTCAGGAGAAGCTACAAATTGAGGAATCTCAAAAGACTCCGGCTTGGCAGAAGTTATCCGAGCCACAAAAGCCCCAAGCCCCCATCTCGCCTAACGTCCCGCGTGGTATAATACTCGCTGGCATCGCGGGGTTACTGGCTGGAGCCGGTGCCGGATTTTTAGCGGAAAAGCTAGACAAGGTGTTCCACTCACCGGATGAACTGAAAGACAGCACCGGTTTACCCATCTTGGGCACCATTCCCTTTACTAAAGACCTGAAGAAACGTGCCTCAGAACCTTCGGTCAATGTGATGCCCGATGCCGAGCGTCAAACGATGAAAGTTGGGCGTTCCTCTTATGGATATAATACTTCTCCCTTCTTAGAGTCCTTTCGCACGCTCCACACCAACCTACAATTTATCAGTCCGGATCAACCGATTCGCTCGTTGGTGATTAGTTCCTCAACTCCCGCAGATGGAAAATCGACCATTACCACATTCTTAGCTCAAGCGGCAGCAGCGATGGGGTTACGAGTGTTGCTGGTGGATGCAGATTTGCGCCGTCCTCGCATCCATGAAACGACGGATTTGCCGAATGTCTGGGGACTCAGCAATGTGATTTCCAGTGACATCCATGTGGATGATGTGATCCAACGATGCTCCTTTGGCTCCACTGCCCTAACACCCACAGATGATAATCTGTTTGTGCTGACAGCCGGTCAAATTCCTCCCGATCCCACCCGGCTTCTCGCTTCTAAAAAGATGCGGCATTTAGTTGAGCGCTTCCAGGAGCAATTTGACTTAGTGCTTTTTGATACGCCACCTCTGCTGGGTTTAGCGGATGCGAGAATTCTCGCGGCTCATACTGATGGGATTGCCTTGGTGGTGGGACTGGGAAAAACGGATCGCGCCGTCTTAACCGAAGTGTTGTATGGATTGAGAACCTCTCGCGCTCGTGTCTTGGGATTGATTGCCAATGGTGTTAAAAACTACACGACCAGCAGTTATGACCAATATCTGCGATATTACACCCAAGATCCCCAAAGGCAAAAGCTGAGCCGACGTTAAGTTCTGGAAGTGGCACCGAGTCAAACTACCGTGCAACCGGGAAGCGCTTTCCTTGCCCGATCGCCTCATAAACAGAGGTAAGGTTAACAGCGATCGCACTCCAAGAATAACGACGACTCACCAATCGTTTGCCATTCTCACCCAATTCAATCCGACGGTTTGGCGAGATGAGTAACTCTTGTATTGCCCTCACTAAAGCATCCAATTCTCCTTCAACCACTAATCCCGCATTGGCGGCGGCAATATCTGGAGCAATTTGAACATCGGGAGTTACAATCACAGGTACTCCTGCCGCCATGGCTTCAGCTACCGCAATCCCAAAATTTTCCGAAAACGAAGGTAAAACAAAAATATCTGAGCCTTGTAGCAACAAATCTTTATCAGCACCCATCACAAAACCAGGTATCGTTGTCCGCCTAGCTAAACCCAGAGATGAGACTAAATGGGTGAGGTAGGCAAGATAGTCCGATTCTCCTGAACCCGCCAGAATTAGATGAAAGTCGTAGTTGAGGCTGGTGAGTTTTGAGAGTGCTTGTAACAACAAATCCGGACGTTTCTTGGGATGGAGGCGAGACAAAAAGAGAACGATTGGAGTTCCCGGCTTAATGTTATATCTCTCGCGGATGCTTTGCTTAGACTGAAATTGGTAAGTTGGCAGATTAACCCCGTAAGGAACGACAAAGGTAGGAGCCTGTATGCCAAAATTGCGAACATCTCGTGATTCTTCGGGTGTTGCACAGTGGATAGCTACAGCTTGGTTGAGGTTATGGCGTTCGATGGGGGAATAGACTTGCTTTTTGAGGCGCTTATGATTGAGCGCCCAAGGAGTCAACATGCCATAGGGCGTTGCGATGTAAGGAATTTTGTGGAATCTCGCGAGTGCAGCAGCACAAGTGGGAGCGTAGGAAAAGAGGTAGTGAGTATGAACCAAATCATATTCTTTAAGATGTTCCCCTAGCCAGCTCGTTAAAGCCGTAGAGAAAATAAATTCCTTCATCGGAAGGAAAGTCCGGGGCAAAAACCAGACGGGAACATGCTCATATTGAACTCGCTGATATAACGGTACATCTAACACTTCAGACCCGTTATCATTAGTCGTTACAATTTCCGTATCGCATCCTTTGTCTCGTAAAGCTCTGACAATCTCCAGCAAGATTTGAGTAGGGCCTCCTTTTACCTTTGCTAGGGAAGGAATGACGTGGAGTAATTTCATTTCTAGCTTTTTTTATGAAGTCATATAAGCTCTGATTAAAGCGTTCTCTAGAGAAAAAATCAATAACTCTGTGTCGTAATTATTCTTTGGGATAGATGAAGGAATTTGGCTTAGATCCTTAAAGAAAGACTAACGCTGCCACTTGCCTTTAAGGCAAACAGCCTGGTAACTTTTGCGCCGTACATAGTCGCTCAAAGAGTAAATCGGCGATCGCTTGATTACCGGGTACCGTTAGGTGTATTCCATCGGGTTGATAAAAGGTTTCTACTGTCTTTTTCGGCAGAGTTGACCAAGCTTGGTGAGCGTCGATTACGTTGACTTGTAAAGAATTGAGCAACTGAAGAAATTCTGGCTTGTATTTTGGCACATTGAAACTTGGAACCAGATTGTTCAGATTAGGCGTAAACAGGACAAAAATAGGACGTTGTTGAGTACGAACCCAAGTGACAAGGGCGTTTAAGTTTTGTAGATTTTGCTGAAATTGCTGGTCCAGTTCTTGGACAGAAGGCCGCGAAACGTTAGCTGGGGGAGAACCTAAACGCACAAGATTCGCTAATCTAGGCAATATATAGCGAGTCAGAGCCTCCTGAATTGCCAAAAGTGGGGGTCGATCTGGGTAGGATGGATCGTGTCCGACGCGATCGCTAGTACTCGTAGGTTGCGCTAGGTCATCAGTACCCATTTGCGAGATCACCGCCTCACTCTCAAATATGCCAAACTTGCGGAGATAGGCTAACTGATTACCAATTGCCCAAGACCCTGCTGAAGCATTAATTACTTCTACGGGTTGTTTTTTGGCAGCTAATCGCGCTTCAAAAAGTGCTGAAATGGTTTGCGTTTGATCGGTGAGGGTGCCGCCGTTGATAATGGAGTCACCGATGAACAAAATCCTCAAAGTACCTTGAGGCTTAGGAGTAGTAACAGGTTGAGAACGTTGAGAGTACTCGTTGTACTTAATGGTTTTGCCAAAGCGAAATACGGTTTGATTGGGTCGATAGCGGTAGCCTATATCCGCATCCGCTTGAAATAAAACCGGGCTACCTAATCCCAACGCCAGCCGTAAGACCAATTCAATCACAATTAAGGCGGCAACTGTACACCCCGGTATCCAGTATTTGGCAGGAAATTTCATGGTAGAAGGATAAAAGTTTTTTAGTTCATGGATTGGAATTAGATTCCAGAATTTCAGAGTTTTTGATTAAATCACCTAATGTTTTTTGAAAGCACTCAAATGAAAATTTTTCAATAACTTTTTGTCGTAATAATTCTGGCTGATAAATTAGAGAGTTTGGATAAGTGCCTTGCAAAATTTGAAGGATTGTTTTTGCGATCGCCTCCAGATCATCCGGGTCAACTAAGGCTCCCAATTCCCCCTGACATAAAGCATCAATTGCCCCATCTTGATTGCCCCCTAAGGTAGGTTTTCCACAAGCTAATGCTTCCAGATAGACAATTCCAAAACCTTCCCCCTTACTCGGCATCACAAAAACATCACAAAGATTGTAATGGTCGCACAGTTCGCGATCGGGGACAAATCCTGCCAATGTGACACAATCTTGTAAATTGAGCTGATGAATTAACTGCTCAATCCGAGGGCGGTCATCTCCTTGACCCACTAAAATGTAGTGGATGTTAGGTATGGATGAGCGAATTTCTGGTAAGGCGTGGAGGATTTGGTCATAACCTTTGTAGCGGTCAGAACTGGACAAACGACCAACTGTTAAGAGAATGGGTTGTTTAGGTTCTAAGCTATAACGTTGGATTAAATAATCAGGTTTGGGGCTAATTTTAAATTGTTTGGCATCAAAGGTAACGGGTAAGAGGCTGATTTTATCCAAGGAAATTTTTTGTTCTTTAATGATGCGATCGCGAGTATAGGTACCGATGGAAATGACCTTGTCTGCTGAATGGAGTGCTTGAATTTTACCTGGGTCTCGAACCTCCCAAGCATCTGTACCATAGACAATAATCCAATAAGGAATTCTTGTCAGTCGATGAAGGAAGAGCGCAACAGGTGAAAAATTAATATGACCACATAATATTAAGTTTGGTTTTTTTTTCAAAACTCCGGAAATCAGGGTGATAGAAAAATAGGGTGTTTGTAAAAATCTGGGCAGGTTTCCACTAAAGACAAATGTAAGATTTTGGGAAGGCAATTGCTCTGGAGAAGAGTGTTTGTCAAGTTTATCAAAAATGGACAATCCCAAACTAGGAAATTCATTGATTAACGCTTTTATAACATCCTGTAAATAGACTTGAATTCCCCCCTTAAACTCAAATAGATTGGGAACCCATAAGTGAAAATACATCACATTCTTAGTTTTTTGCATAAGAAAGTTTGAGTTGAATATATTTATTGAATAAATGTTTTATTGATTGATTACT of the Allocoleopsis franciscana PCC 7113 genome contains:
- a CDS encoding GumC family protein, which produces MGLDGEYQPLLPNDNGKQLSHLSPLYTAELSELDQDKLDLGKVLAIARRRLIIIAGVAIAVASGVAAKVMKQVPRYEGKFQLLVGSVSGADKVDELTQALSKNTSMQVESPDYETQIQVLWSPQVMSPIVKQIQKRYPEINYDTLRDQLGISRLAETKILEVRYQDSDPEKIQFILEQVAQGYIKYSETEQRTSLSQGLKFVNGQTEELKKRVNELQQSIQNLRQKYKIVDPETQGQLLTNRVGDITKQRQETESQLGEAQKLYVELETQLSELGVTPEQAIVSSALSEAPRYQQLLNQLAEVKSKIAKESARLQDDNPIMQRLRDEERRLEPLVEQEALTVVGNGASGVPDNPESLASPSSIRQDLTKKLVDTKNQVQVLQVRRQEIADAERRLSQQLTDLPVVARFYTDLQRQLSVATESLSRFLAVQEKLQIEESQKTPAWQKLSEPQKPQAPISPNVPRGIILAGIAGLLAGAGAGFLAEKLDKVFHSPDELKDSTGLPILGTIPFTKDLKKRASEPSVNVMPDAERQTMKVGRSSYGYNTSPFLESFRTLHTNLQFISPDQPIRSLVISSSTPADGKSTITTFLAQAAAAMGLRVLLVDADLRRPRIHETTDLPNVWGLSNVISSDIHVDDVIQRCSFGSTALTPTDDNLFVLTAGQIPPDPTRLLASKKMRHLVERFQEQFDLVLFDTPPLLGLADARILAAHTDGIALVVGLGKTDRAVLTEVLYGLRTSRARVLGLIANGVKNYTTSSYDQYLRYYTQDPQRQKLSRR
- a CDS encoding glycosyltransferase; this translates as MKLLHVIPSLAKVKGGPTQILLEIVRALRDKGCDTEIVTTNDNGSEVLDVPLYQRVQYEHVPVWFLPRTFLPMKEFIFSTALTSWLGEHLKEYDLVHTHYLFSYAPTCAAALARFHKIPYIATPYGMLTPWALNHKRLKKQVYSPIERHNLNQAVAIHCATPEESRDVRNFGIQAPTFVVPYGVNLPTYQFQSKQSIRERYNIKPGTPIVLFLSRLHPKKRPDLLLQALSKLTSLNYDFHLILAGSGESDYLAYLTHLVSSLGLARRTTIPGFVMGADKDLLLQGSDIFVLPSFSENFGIAVAEAMAAGVPVIVTPDVQIAPDIAAANAGLVVEGELDALVRAIQELLISPNRRIELGENGKRLVSRRYSWSAIAVNLTSVYEAIGQGKRFPVAR
- a CDS encoding SGNH/GDSL hydrolase family protein, translating into MKFPAKYWIPGCTVAALIVIELVLRLALGLGSPVLFQADADIGYRYRPNQTVFRFGKTIKYNEYSQRSQPVTTPKPQGTLRILFIGDSIINGGTLTDQTQTISALFEARLAAKKQPVEVINASAGSWAIGNQLAYLRKFGIFESEAVISQMGTDDLAQPTSTSDRVGHDPSYPDRPPLLAIQEALTRYILPRLANLVRLGSPPANVSRPSVQELDQQFQQNLQNLNALVTWVRTQQRPIFVLFTPNLNNLVPSFNVPKYKPEFLQLLNSLQVNVIDAHQAWSTLPKKTVETFYQPDGIHLTVPGNQAIADLLFERLCTAQKLPGCLP
- a CDS encoding glycosyltransferase; the protein is MQKTKNVMYFHLWVPNLFEFKGGIQVYLQDVIKALINEFPSLGLSIFDKLDKHSSPEQLPSQNLTFVFSGNLPRFLQTPYFSITLISGVLKKKPNLILCGHINFSPVALFLHRLTRIPYWIIVYGTDAWEVRDPGKIQALHSADKVISIGTYTRDRIIKEQKISLDKISLLPVTFDAKQFKISPKPDYLIQRYSLEPKQPILLTVGRLSSSDRYKGYDQILHALPEIRSSIPNIHYILVGQGDDRPRIEQLIHQLNLQDCVTLAGFVPDRELCDHYNLCDVFVMPSKGEGFGIVYLEALACGKPTLGGNQDGAIDALCQGELGALVDPDDLEAIAKTILQILQGTYPNSLIYQPELLRQKVIEKFSFECFQKTLGDLIKNSEILESNSNP